From Streptomonospora salina, the proteins below share one genomic window:
- a CDS encoding flavin reductase family protein — MSRVATGVTVVTVQDDRDDVGSTVSAFTSVSAEPPLIMVGFSAQSYLCEVIDTQQTFAVNVLGEGQRAVAGRFSAEGRPSARLLLANEEHHRGEHTGALVLETAIAALECSVRQRVEAGDHVLYIASVEAAPAVGTGRPADARPLIRYRGRYRTLG, encoded by the coding sequence ATGTCCCGCGTCGCCACGGGCGTGACCGTGGTGACCGTGCAGGACGACCGCGACGACGTCGGCAGCACCGTCAGCGCCTTCACGTCGGTTTCGGCCGAGCCGCCGCTGATCATGGTGGGGTTCTCGGCGCAGAGCTACCTGTGCGAGGTGATCGACACCCAGCAGACGTTCGCCGTCAACGTGCTGGGCGAGGGCCAGCGGGCGGTGGCGGGCCGGTTCTCCGCGGAGGGGCGGCCCAGCGCACGGCTGCTGCTGGCGAACGAGGAGCACCACCGCGGCGAGCACACCGGCGCCCTGGTGCTGGAGACCGCGATCGCCGCGCTGGAGTGCTCGGTCCGGCAGCGGGTGGAGGCCGGCGACCACGTGCTCTACATCGCCTCGGTCGAGGCCGCGCCCGCGGTGGGGACCGGGCGCCCGGCCGATGCGCGGCCCCTGATCCGCTACCGGGGCCGGTACCGCACCCTGGGTTGA
- a CDS encoding CPBP family intramembrane glutamic endopeptidase, with the protein MSGRDLRPIGVFTALAFGLAWLFALPLWFGDGLASPWFTPVATATMMTPAIAALIVVFFVERPQQKAWTLGLWPLRPVRRLLVYSALGIFVSIALVLVALPVGALLGVYPADFTNFSAFQQALDEQADTAGAAQIPIPIGALIALQIALLPLAAFINLIPALGEELGWRGWLLPKLMPLGTLPALLVSGVIWGLWHAPLILLGYNYPDAPGWLGLTAMVAMCVLIGAVFGWLRLRSGSVWPAALAHAAFNGAGGTHLLFAAAGEHVDTTQATVLGWSGWIVPLALVVVLIATGQFASARHPSTPPSKEGRLPAHPATGQVTRE; encoded by the coding sequence ATGAGCGGCCGAGACCTGCGACCCATCGGCGTATTCACCGCCCTGGCGTTCGGGCTCGCCTGGCTCTTCGCGCTCCCTCTCTGGTTCGGGGACGGACTCGCCAGCCCCTGGTTCACCCCCGTGGCGACCGCCACGATGATGACCCCCGCGATCGCCGCCCTCATCGTCGTGTTCTTCGTGGAGCGGCCGCAGCAGAAGGCGTGGACGCTCGGACTGTGGCCGCTGAGACCGGTGCGCAGACTCCTCGTCTACTCGGCGCTGGGAATCTTCGTGTCCATCGCGCTGGTCCTGGTGGCGCTCCCGGTCGGCGCGCTGCTGGGGGTCTATCCGGCCGACTTCACGAACTTCTCCGCCTTCCAGCAGGCCCTCGACGAGCAGGCGGACACCGCAGGAGCGGCCCAAATCCCGATACCGATCGGCGCGCTCATCGCCCTCCAGATCGCCCTGCTCCCCTTGGCGGCGTTCATCAACCTCATCCCGGCGCTGGGCGAGGAACTCGGGTGGCGCGGGTGGCTGCTCCCGAAACTGATGCCGCTCGGCACTCTGCCGGCCCTCCTGGTCTCTGGCGTGATTTGGGGCCTTTGGCACGCCCCGCTCATCCTCCTCGGGTACAACTACCCCGATGCACCAGGCTGGCTCGGCTTGACCGCGATGGTGGCCATGTGCGTTCTGATCGGGGCGGTCTTCGGCTGGCTGAGGCTCCGATCGGGATCCGTGTGGCCCGCAGCCCTGGCACATGCCGCGTTCAACGGGGCGGGCGGGACCCACCTCCTTTTCGCCGCGGCGGGAGAGCACGTCGACACCACGCAGGCGACGGTCCTCGGCTGGAGCGGGTGGATCGTGCCGCTCGCGCTCGTCGTCGTCCTGATCGCCACGGGACAGTTCGCTTCCGCGAGGCACCCGTCCACCCCGCCGTCGAAGGAGGGGCGTCTCCCTGCACACCCGGCGACGGGACAAGTAACCCGTGAGTAG
- a CDS encoding helix-turn-helix domain-containing protein, with translation MVDDDKRRTILARRAEGQSLREIARGVGVSLAVVHGEVKAAENAPEQQ, from the coding sequence GTGGTCGACGACGACAAGCGCCGCACGATCCTGGCCCGCCGCGCCGAGGGCCAATCGCTACGCGAGATCGCCCGCGGGGTCGGGGTGAGCCTGGCCGTCGTGCACGGCGAGGTCAAAGCAGCGGAGAACGCCCCCGAGCAGCAGTAG
- a CDS encoding S49 family peptidase, which produces MVHPVKLLGPFSRIQKRRSGPLILELDLTDGLAEEAPSDPVGQVLARRHQQLRDVVEGIRRGAHDPRVTALVAKIDGRPLGFAKVQEVRDAVASFRAAGKDTVAWAESFGEFGPGTVSYYLACAFAEIAVVPTGAVGLTGLSVGTTFFGGAAERLGVRFEGGARHEYKNAPDQFTERGYTEPHREITERLVASLGEQVVEGVAEGRGLTAERVRELVDRAPLLAEEARQAGLVDRLAYRDEVYADLRGRHAPDAAAADGGSADGGGDRTGRPREDSAGARLLYVGRYHHRALVAERVPVRPGGYVALITATGMITSGRSRRSAMGGTTIGADTVAASLRAARRDRNVRAVVLRVDSRGGSPVASDVIRREVALTREAGTPVVASLGDIAGSGGYYIVMDADAIVARPGTLTGSIGVYIGKPVLSGLMERLGINKESVDSGAHAAMLDPDRGFSESEWERVDAALDSTYADFTGKVARARGLSGEQVDAVARGRVLTGRDAREGGLVDDLGGLPAAVRLARAKADLPGGRLRSFPVTGPWDRLKPAESSEDRATAPQSALAPDVQELAARAGLPAAVSLTVPGDWEVR; this is translated from the coding sequence ATGGTGCATCCGGTGAAGCTTCTCGGCCCCTTCTCCCGTATCCAGAAGCGGCGCAGCGGCCCGCTCATATTGGAACTCGACCTCACCGACGGGCTCGCGGAGGAGGCACCCAGCGACCCCGTCGGCCAGGTCCTGGCCCGGCGCCACCAGCAGCTGCGCGACGTCGTCGAAGGCATCCGCCGCGGCGCGCACGACCCGCGCGTCACGGCGCTGGTGGCCAAGATCGACGGGCGGCCGCTGGGCTTCGCCAAGGTTCAGGAGGTGCGCGACGCGGTGGCGTCGTTCCGCGCCGCCGGCAAGGACACCGTCGCCTGGGCGGAGTCCTTCGGCGAATTCGGCCCCGGCACGGTCTCCTACTACCTGGCCTGCGCCTTCGCCGAGATCGCCGTGGTGCCCACCGGGGCGGTGGGGCTCACCGGGCTGAGCGTGGGCACCACGTTCTTCGGCGGTGCGGCCGAGCGCCTGGGCGTGCGGTTCGAGGGCGGCGCCCGCCACGAGTACAAGAACGCGCCCGACCAGTTCACCGAGCGGGGCTACACCGAACCGCACCGCGAGATCACCGAGCGGCTGGTGGCCTCCCTCGGCGAACAGGTCGTCGAAGGCGTCGCCGAGGGCCGCGGACTCACCGCCGAGCGGGTGCGCGAACTCGTCGACCGCGCTCCGCTGCTGGCGGAGGAAGCGCGCCAGGCCGGACTGGTGGACCGCCTGGCCTACCGCGACGAGGTGTACGCCGACCTGCGCGGCCGCCACGCACCCGACGCGGCGGCGGCCGATGGCGGCTCCGCGGACGGCGGCGGCGACCGTACGGGCCGCCCCCGCGAGGACTCCGCGGGCGCACGGCTGCTGTACGTGGGCCGCTACCACCACCGCGCCCTGGTCGCCGAGCGCGTCCCCGTGCGCCCCGGGGGCTACGTCGCGCTGATCACCGCCACGGGCATGATCACCAGCGGGCGCAGCCGCCGCTCCGCCATGGGCGGGACCACCATCGGCGCCGACACGGTCGCGGCGTCCCTGCGCGCGGCCCGCCGCGACCGCAACGTCCGCGCCGTCGTGCTGCGCGTCGACAGCCGCGGGGGCTCCCCCGTGGCCTCCGACGTCATCCGCCGCGAGGTCGCCCTCACCCGCGAAGCCGGCACCCCCGTCGTCGCGTCCCTCGGCGACATCGCCGGCTCCGGCGGCTACTACATCGTGATGGACGCCGACGCGATCGTGGCCCGCCCCGGCACCCTCACCGGCTCCATCGGCGTCTACATCGGCAAACCGGTGCTGTCGGGCCTGATGGAGCGGCTGGGGATCAACAAGGAGTCGGTCGACAGCGGCGCCCACGCCGCGATGCTCGACCCCGACCGCGGGTTCAGCGAGTCGGAGTGGGAGCGCGTCGACGCCGCGCTGGACAGCACCTACGCCGACTTCACCGGCAAGGTCGCCCGCGCCCGCGGGCTGAGCGGCGAGCAGGTCGACGCGGTGGCGCGCGGGCGCGTCCTCACCGGGCGCGACGCCCGCGAGGGCGGCCTGGTCGACGACCTGGGCGGGCTGCCCGCGGCGGTGCGCCTGGCACGCGCGAAGGCCGACCTGCCCGGCGGACGGCTGCGGTCCTTCCCCGTCACCGGCCCATGGGACCGGCTGAAGCCGGCCGAGTCCAGCGAGGACCGTGCGACCGCTCCGCAGTCGGCGCTGGCGCCGGACGTGCAGGAGCTCGCGGCGCGCGCGGGCCTGCCCGCGGCCGTGTCGCTGACCGTGCCCGGCGATTGGGAGGTCCGTTGA
- a CDS encoding DUF3887 domain-containing protein: protein MEAFLAARVTTKDDDWADSIGRAVSMQAAADDVVRAVVQQARQNGATWQVIGDALGVSRQAAFQRYGKPIDPRTGEPMNTTPLSGAAELAASTIEDLASGQWTRVTEQFDPTMRDALSEDALAAAWAQVVGLSGAFEGPGEPEATRVGDVTITNTPLSFEAGDYTARIAFRDDRTIAGLHILEGQMS, encoded by the coding sequence ATGGAGGCGTTCCTCGCGGCACGTGTCACGACGAAGGACGACGACTGGGCCGACTCGATAGGGCGTGCCGTGAGCATGCAGGCGGCCGCCGATGACGTCGTGCGTGCCGTCGTGCAGCAGGCGCGCCAGAACGGCGCCACATGGCAGGTCATCGGTGACGCGCTCGGCGTGAGCAGGCAAGCGGCGTTTCAGCGCTACGGCAAACCAATCGATCCCAGAACAGGAGAACCCATGAACACCACGCCACTCTCCGGCGCTGCCGAACTGGCCGCCTCCACGATCGAGGACCTCGCTTCCGGGCAATGGACGCGTGTCACCGAACAGTTCGATCCGACCATGCGCGATGCCCTGTCGGAGGACGCGCTCGCGGCCGCGTGGGCACAGGTCGTCGGCCTGTCAGGAGCCTTCGAGGGGCCTGGAGAGCCGGAGGCCACCCGGGTCGGCGACGTGACCATCACGAACACGCCACTCTCGTTTGAGGCGGGCGACTACACGGCACGGATCGCGTTCCGCGACGACCGCACCATCGCCGGTCTGCACATCCTCGAAGGGCAGATGTCGTGA
- a CDS encoding transposase, whose amino-acid sequence MRDLVRQGWTITAEETAALSPYIRAHITRFGAYATDVPGIEPEAFDPALDEIDFTVLDLAA is encoded by the coding sequence GTGCGCGACCTGGTCAGGCAGGGGTGGACCATCACCGCCGAAGAGACCGCCGCCCTGTCCCCCTACATCCGCGCCCACATCACCCGGTTCGGCGCCTACGCCACCGACGTGCCGGGGATCGAACCGGAGGCGTTCGACCCCGCCCTGGACGAGATCGACTTCACCGTCCTGGACCTGGCCGCCTGA
- a CDS encoding RNA-guided endonuclease InsQ/TnpB family protein produces the protein MPSSVTVVKDSAERYFASFVVETEPEALPETGSVVGIDLGLGHFAVLSDGTKIDSPPRFLRRAEKKLKREQRNLSRKQKGSRNRDKARLQLARAHAKAADARRDFHHRLSTRLFRENQAVAVETLAVKGLARTRLAASVHEAGWSAFVAMLEYKAAKFGRTFLRIGRFEPTSQVCSVATAAGLAVSAWAPARGRTK, from the coding sequence GTGCCGTCGTCGGTCACCGTGGTCAAAGACAGCGCGGAACGGTACTTCGCGTCCTTCGTCGTCGAGACCGAGCCCGAGGCGCTGCCCGAGACCGGATCCGTCGTCGGCATCGACCTCGGCCTGGGCCACTTCGCCGTCCTCTCCGACGGCACGAAGATCGATTCCCCTCCCCGGTTCCTGAGGCGGGCCGAGAAGAAGCTCAAGCGGGAACAGCGCAACCTGTCCCGCAAACAGAAGGGCAGCAGGAACCGGGACAAGGCCCGGTTGCAGCTCGCCCGCGCCCACGCGAAGGCGGCCGACGCACGGCGCGATTTCCACCACCGGCTCTCCACCCGGCTGTTCCGCGAGAACCAAGCGGTGGCCGTGGAGACCCTGGCGGTGAAGGGACTCGCCCGTACGCGTCTGGCCGCGTCGGTGCACGAAGCGGGGTGGTCGGCGTTCGTGGCCATGCTGGAGTACAAGGCCGCGAAGTTCGGGCGCACCTTCCTGCGCATCGGGCGGTTCGAACCCACGTCCCAGGTGTGCTCGGTCGCCACGGCCGCCGGGCTGGCGGTGTCGGCCTGGGCCCCCGCTAGGGGGCGAACCAAGTAA
- a CDS encoding transposase, with translation MQLRCSFRLYPNGPQRQALARAFGCARVVFNDGLRARETARTGGDAFPTTGDLSTTLITEAKKTDERAWSGEVSAVVLQQALRDLDTAYRTFVDALKGTRPRVGAPRFKSRKDNRQAVRFTANARWRITTGGDLSLPKVGDVRV, from the coding sequence ATGCAGCTCCGGTGCTCCTTCCGCCTGTACCCGAACGGCCCCCAGCGCCAAGCGCTGGCGCGGGCGTTCGGGTGCGCGCGGGTCGTGTTCAACGACGGGCTGCGGGCGCGGGAGACCGCCCGCACCGGCGGCGACGCGTTCCCGACGACCGGGGACCTGTCCACGACGCTGATCACCGAAGCGAAGAAGACCGACGAGCGCGCATGGTCGGGCGAGGTGTCGGCCGTGGTCCTGCAACAGGCGCTGCGGGACCTGGACACCGCCTACCGCACCTTCGTCGACGCGCTGAAGGGCACGCGCCCCCGCGTGGGCGCACCGCGGTTCAAGTCCCGCAAGGACAACCGTCAGGCCGTGCGGTTCACCGCCAACGCCCGCTGGAGGATCACGACCGGCGGCGACCTGTCCCTGCCGAAGGTCGGGGACGTGCGGGTGTAA